Proteins encoded within one genomic window of Camelina sativa cultivar DH55 chromosome 19, Cs, whole genome shotgun sequence:
- the LOC104766377 gene encoding trihelix transcription factor ASIL2 produces MGDSEDETGYPKKFYSLNRQSHPMYSRPIPKRHAYYHEEEDEDEVDGDEEEPQGQGGYSRGNERFQKRQKPNKPVASGYDFAGPSDGKVGYDWREQEAFVLLEIWGDRFLQLGRRSLRNEDWNEVAEKVSEELRMEKSETQCRRMIDNLKRKYRKEKIKVEKSGLGSSKWAFFNKLDMLLCVSPKSDLGLACGVDSGEFVFMNTKVYLDKSNGFDEMMDSPGDSEEEEDEEDEVDYERKKFNDAASYKMLADSVERFGKVYEKMEKSKKDQMKELEKMRADFQKDLELQKKQIVDRAQSEIARLREEEENYHRGDDESEDEEMENNSDVNLSDE; encoded by the coding sequence ATGGGTGACAGCGAAGATGAAACAGGGTACCCAAAAAAGTTTTACTCTTTGAATCGACAGAGTCATCCTATGTATAGTAGACCCATTCCTAAGCGTCACGCGTATtaccatgaagaagaagacgaagatgaagtcGATGGAGACGAGGAAGAGCCACAAGGACAAGGAGGTTACAGTCGTGGGAATGAGAGGTTTCAGAAGAGgcagaaaccaaacaaaccagtGGCTTCTGGGTACGATTTTGCTGGACCAAGCGATGGGAAAGTTGGGTATGACTGGAGAGAGCAAGAAGCTTTTGTGTTGCTTGAGATTTGGGGGGATAGGTTTTTGCAATTGGGTAGGAGGAGTTTGAGGAACGAAGATTGGAATGAAGTAGCTGAGAAAGTGAGTGAGGAGCTTAGGATGGAGAAGTCCGAGACACAATGTAGGAGAATGATTGATAACTTGAAGAGGAAGTATAGGAAAGAGAAGATTAAGGTTGAGAAATCTGGTTTAGGTTCGAGTAAATGGGCGTTTTTTAACAAGTTGGATATGTTGCTTTGTGTTTCTCCCAAGTCGGATTTAGGTTTAGCTTGTGGTGTTGATTCGGGTGAGTTTGTGTTTATGAACACTAAGGTGTATTTGGATAAGTCGAACGGGTTTGATGAGATGATGGATAGTCCTGGTGATtctgaagaggaggaggatgaggaagatgagGTTGATTACGAGAGGAAGAAGTTTAATGACGCTGCTTCGTATAAGATGTTGGCGGATTCCGTTGAGAGGTTTGGGAAGGTttatgagaagatggagaagagtaAGAAGGATCAAATGAAGGAGTTGGAGAAGATGAGAGCTGATTTTCAGAAAGATTTGGAGTTGCAGAAGAAACAGATTGTGGATCGAGCTCAGAGTGAGATTGCTAGGCTACGTGAAGAGGAAGAGAACTATCATCGTGGTGATGATGAGAGTGAAGATGAGGAAATGGAGAATAATTCTGATGTGAACCTCAGTGATGAATAA
- the LOC104767837 gene encoding DNA mismatch repair protein MSH7, whose protein sequence is MQRQRSILSFFQKPSSTQGLVSGNATSGGGDGGGSRFTVKEGDGKGDASVHSAVSKSVDEVKGTDTPPEKVPRRVLPSGFKAAESVAGSGASSLFTNIMHKFVMVDDRDCSGARSREHVVPLHDSSVCVKKDDNVFPEFRSNNGQSQERSHAFSFSGRNECDVALSALGELVNHLSRLKLEDVLKHGDIYPYQVYRGCLRIDGQTMVNLEIFNNSCDGGPSGTLYKYLDNCVSPTGKRLLRNWICHPLKDVVSINKRLDVVEELTANSEIIEITGQYLRKLPDLERLLGRIKSSVQSSTSVFPALLGKKVLKQRVKAFGQIVKGLRSGIDLLLALQKESNMMILLCKLCKLPVLVGKSGLELFLSQFEAAIDSDFPNYQNQDMTEENAETLTVLIELFIERATQWSEVIHTISCLDVLRSFAVTASLSAGSMARPVIFPDSNQNQEIPGPILKIQGLWHPFAVAADGQLPVPNDILLGEARNSSNSIHPRSLLLTGPNMGGKSTLLRATCLAVIFAQLGCYVPCETCELSLVDTIFTRLGASDRIMTGESTFLVECTETASVLQNATQNSLVILDELGRGTSTFDGYAIAYSVFRHLVEKVQCRMLFATHYHPLTKEFASHPRVTSKHMACAFKSRSDQELRGGCDQDLVFLYRLTEGACPESYGLQVALMAGIPNQVVETASDAAQAMKRSIGENFKSSELRSEFSSLHEEWLKTLVDISRTSHNDNTVVEDDHDMLVCLWHELKSSYCVAQVKADNLTPLSI, encoded by the exons ATGCAGCGTCAGAGATcgattttgtctttctttcaAAAACCGTCGAGTACTCAGGGTTTGGTTTCCGGCAATGCTACTAGTGGCGGCGGCGACGGAGGAGGATCGCGATTTACTGTGAAGGAAGGGGATGGTAAAGGTGACGCTTCGGTACACTCTGCTGTATCGAAATCGGTGGATGAGGTTAAAGGAACGGATACTCCGCCGGAGAAGGTTCCGCGTCGTGTCTTGCCGTCCGGATTTAAGGCGGCGGAATCCGTCGCCGGAAGTGGAGCTTCGTCGCTGTTCACTAATATCATGCATAAGTTTGTGATGGTCGATGATCGAGATTGTTCTGGAGCAAG GAGCCGAGAACATGTTGTTCCGCTTCATGATTCGTCCGTATGTGTGAAGAAGGATGACAATGTTTTTCCTGAATTTCGTTCCAATAATGGTCAGTCTCAAGAAAGAAGCCATGCTTTTAGCTTCAGTGGGAGA AATGAATGTGATGTTGCCCTTAGTGCCCTTGGAGAGTTAGTTAATCATCTGTCTAGGCTAAAG CTAGAAGATGTACTTAAACATGGGGATATTTATCCGTACCAAGTTTATAGGGGTTGTCTCAGAATTGATGGCCAGACGATGGTAAATCTTGAGATATTTAACAATAGCTGTGATGGTGGTCCTTCAG GGACCTTGTACAAATATCTTGATAACTGTGTTAGCCCAACTGGTAAGCGGCTCTTAAGGAATTGGATCTGCCATCCACTTAAAGATGTAGTAAGCATCAATAAACGGCTTGATGTAGTTGAGGAGCTCACAGCAAACTCAGAAATTATTGAAATCACTGGCCAGTATCTCCGTAAACTTCCAGACTTAGAAAGACTCCTCGGACGCATTAAGTCTAGCGTTCAATCATCAACCTCTGTTTTCCCTGCTCTTCTGGGGAAAAAAGTGCTGAAACAACGA GTTAAAGCATTCGGGCAAATTGTGAAAGGGCTCAGAAGTGgaattgatttgttgttggcTCTACAGAAGGAATCAAATATGATGATTTTGCTTTGTAAACTCTGTAAACTTCCTGTATTAGTTGGAAAAAGTGGGCTAGAGCTATTCCTTTCTCAATTCGAAGCAGCCATAGATAGCGACTTTCCAAATTATCAG AACCAAGATATGACAGAAGAGAATGCTGAAACTCTCACAGTGCTTATTGAATTATTTATCGAAAGAGCCACTCAATGGTCTGAGGTTATTCACACCATAAGCTGCCTAGATGTCCTGAGATCTTTTGCAGTCACTGCAAGTCTCTCTGCTGGAAGCATGGCCCGACCTGTTATTTTTCCTGATTCAAATCAGAATCAGGAAATACCAGGGCCAATACTTAAAATCCAAGGACTATGGCATCCATTTGCAGTTGCAGCTGATGGTCAATTGCCTGTTCCAAATGATATACTCCTTGGTGAGGCTAGAAACAGCAGCAACAGCATTCATCCTCGGTCGTTGTTACTGACAGGACCTAACATGGGTGGAAAATCAACTCTTCTGCGTGCAACATGTCTTGCCGTTATCTTTGCCCAA CTTGGTTGTTATGTGCCTTGTGAGACATGTGAACTCTCCCTTGTGGATACTATCTTCACAAGGCTTGGCGCATCTGATAGAATCATGACTGGAGAGA gtACCTTCTTGGTAGAATGCACTGAGACAGCGTCAGTTCTTCAGAATGCAACTCAGAATTCACTAGTAATCCTTGACGAACTGGGCAGAGGAACTAGTACTTTCGATGGATACGCCATTGCATACTCG GTTTTTCGTCACCTGGTAGAGAAAGTCCAATGCCGGATGCTGTTTGCAACACATTACCACCCTCTCACCAAGGAATTCGCGTCTCACCCACGTGTCACCTCAAAACACATGGCTTGCGCATTCAAATCAAGATCTGATCAAGAACTACGTGGCGGCTGTGACCAAGACCTAGTGTTCTTGTACCGTTTAACCGAGGGAGCTTGTCCTGAGAGCTACGGACTTCAAGTAGCCCTCATGGCTGGAATACCAAACCAAGTGGTTGAGACAGCATCGGACGCTGCTCAAGCCATGAAGAGATCAATTGGGGAAAACTTCAAGTCAAGTGAGCTAAGGTCTGAGTTCTCAAGTCTGCATGAAGAATGGCTCAAGACATTGGTGGATATTTCTCGAACATCCCACAACGACAACACCGTTGTCGAAGATGACCATGACATGTTGGTTTGCTTATGGCATGAGCTTAAATCTTCTTACTGTGTTGCCCAAGTGAAGGCGGATAACCTAACACCTCTCTCTATCTGA
- the LOC104766378 gene encoding multiprotein-bridging factor 1c — protein sequence MPSRYPGAVTQDWEPVVLHKSKQKSQDLRDPKAVNAALRSGVAVQTVKKFDAGSNKKGKSTAVPVINTRKLEEETEPAAMDRVKAEVRLMIQKARLEKKMSQSDLAKQINERIQVVQEYENGKAVPNQAVLAKMEKVLGVKLRGKTGK from the coding sequence ATGCCGAGCAGATACCCAGGAGCAGTGACTCAAGACTGGGAACCAGTGGTTCtccacaaatcaaaacaaaagagcCAAGACCTACGCGATCCAAAAGCGGTTAACGCGGCCTTAAGAAGCGGCGTAGCGGTTCAAACGGTTAAGAAATTCGATGCCGGTTCGAACAAAAAGGGGAAATCGACGGCGGTCCCGGTGATTAACACGAGGAAGCTTGAGGAAGAAACAGAGCCTGCGGCGATGGATCGTGTGAAAGCGGAGGTGAGGTTGATGATACAGAAGGcgagattggagaagaagatgtcgCAATCGGATCTGGCGAAACAGATCAATGAACGGATTCAGGTGGTTCAGGAATATGAGAATGGTAAAGCTGTTCCGAACCAAGCCGTGCTTGCGAAGATGGAGAAGGTTCTTGGTGTTAAACTTAGGGGCAAAACTGGGAAATGA
- the LOC104767838 gene encoding aldehyde dehydrogenase family 2 member C4, producing MNKFADLIEQNVEELAKLDAVDGGKLFQWGKLADIPATANNFRYNAGAADKIHGETLKMTRQSLFGYTLKEPVGVVGHIIPWNFPSIMFATKVAPSMAAGCTMVVKPAEQTSLSALFYAHLAKEAGIPDGVLNIVPGFGSTAGAAIASHMDIDKVSFTGSTDVGRKIMQAAAASNLKKVSLELGGKSPLLIFNDADIDKAAELALLGCFYNKIKPAY from the exons ATGAACAAATTCGCAGACTTAATAGAGCAAAACGTAGAAGAATTGGCTAAACTTGATGCGGTTGACGGCGGAAAGCTATTTCAATGGGGAAAATTAGCTGATATTCCGGCCACAGCCAATAATTTCCGGTACAATGCGGGTGCGGCTGATAAGATCCACGGGGAGACTCTTAAAATGACACGACAGTCTTTGTTCGGATACACACTAAAAGAACCAGTTGGAGTGGTTGGTCACATTATCCCTTGGAATTTCCCAAGCATTATGTTTGCCACCAAGGTGGCTCCATCTATGGCTGCTGGTTGCACCATGGTGGTCAAGCCAGCTGAGCAGACTTCCCTCTCTGCTCTGTTTTATGCCCATCTCGCCAAAGAA GCGGGAATTCCTGATGGTGTGCTCAACATTGTACCTGGTTTTGGATCAACTGCTGGAGCAGCAATTGCCTCACATATGGACATAGACAAA GTTAGTTTCACGGGATCAACAGATGTTGGGAGAAAGATAATGCAAGCCGCGGCCGCAAGTAATCTCAAAAAAGTTTCCCTTGAATTAGGCGGGAAATCGCCTCTTCTCATATTCAACGACGCTGATATTGACAAAGCCGCCGAGCTTGCGCTTCTCGGTTGCTTCTACAACAAG ATTAAGCCCGCGTATTAA